Sequence from the Maribellus comscasis genome:
TGAAAAAGAATAATGCAAAATGTTGATAAAACGTTGCGGACTTGTGAAAAAGGGCATCGCTATTACAAAAGCAGCGATTGCCCAACCTGTCCGCAATGCGAAAAAGAACGGAAACCCGAATTTGGATTTTTGTCTCATCTCTCAGCTCCCGCCCGGCGGGCTCTGGAAAAGCACAATATTACTTCGGTTGAAGAATTGAGTAATTTTTCTGAAAACAAAATCCTGGCACTTCACGGCGTTGGGCAAAACGCGATTTCAAAACTGAGAGAAATTCTAAAAGAAAACGGACTACAATTAAAAAAATAAAAAATGGATTCAAACAGACTTGAGATTATCGCACGCATTCAAATTCAAAAACCGGCAAACGAAGTTTTTGAGGGCATTGTAAACCCGGAAAAAATGAGCAACTATTTTATA
This genomic interval carries:
- a CDS encoding RNA polymerase alpha subunit C-terminal domain-containing protein, which encodes MQNVDKTLRTCEKGHRYYKSSDCPTCPQCEKERKPEFGFLSHLSAPARRALEKHNITSVEELSNFSENKILALHGVGQNAISKLREILKENGLQLKK